A region of the Campylobacter cuniculorum DSM 23162 = LMG 24588 genome:
AGATTTGCCGTTGAGCCTGAACTTGTCATTACGGCATATTTTGCACCAACAAACTTTGCAAATTCCTTTTCAAATTCCGCAACCTTTTCCCCCATAGTAAAACAATCCCTTTTTATGACTTCATAGATTGCATTTAATTCTTTCTCATCCCAAGTAGAAGACGCCATAGGATAATTAAACATTTATCTCTCCTTAAAATTTAAAATAATTCAAGTTTTTATAAAATTTTATAAAAACATTTGAATGCCTATACTTTGATTCTTATATTGAACTTAAAAAATAAAAATGAATCGGTTAAATTCTACTAAATACAAGAGATTCTAACACAATTTTTATAAAAATTTACTGACATAAGCTTCATACATTTGCGTTAATCCCTCTTTTAAGCCTATTTTAGCACCACTCCAGCCTAATCTTTTTGCTTTATTAAAGTCGGAGAGTTTTTTAATCGTGCCATCATTTTGTGCCTTATTTTCAAAAGAAATTTTGCCTTTAAAATCCACAATTTCTTTAATTAAAAATGCAAGTTCTGCTATAGAAACAAGCTCTCCTGTGCCTATATTGATTTGTGAATTTTTCATTTTTCCATTTTCATTTTCCAAACATTGCTTAAAGCTTGTATTCTCCATAAAATATACACAAGCTTGTGCCAAATCATCACAATGTAAAAATTCCCTACTGACCTTACCTGTGCCTAACAAAATAACTTCATTTTCATCGATATTATAAGACTTTAAATAAGCCTTTGCCGCATTAATATCACTTATATGTTCATAGTGCCTTAAATCCTTTAAAAGTTCGTTATATTTGCCCTCATTAAGGAGCTTAGCAAGATAAATTTTTCTAAAAATAGCCGCTTGGACATGAGAGCTTAGAAAATCAAATCTGTCTTCTGCCCCATAAACACTTATAGGAGCTATACTCAAATAATCAAGTCCATATTGCAAACTATAAAATTCACACATTTTAACTCCTGCAATTTTTGCAATTCCATAGGGTTCGTTGTTGTATTGTAAATCTCCTTGAAACAGAGCATTTTCTTTAATCGGTAATTGTGCAAATTCAGGGTAGATACAAAAACTAGCAATAAAAAGCAATCTTTTACAACCATTTTCATAGGCACTATGGATTACATTACTTTGCATCATAAGATTTTCGTAAAGGAAATTTCCTCTTTGTTTAAGTTGAGCCAACATTCCCCCTACTTTTGCAGCACAAAAAATCACCACTTCGGGCTTTTCTTTTTTAAAGAATTCTTGCACAGCTTTTTGATTGATAAGGTCTAATTCTTGATGTGTTTTTGTGATGAGATTCTTATAACCCTCTTCTTTAAGCTTTTTTAAGACAGCTGAACCCACAAGCCCCCTATGTCCTGCGATGTAAATTTTAGAATCTTTTTGTATTGATGTTGCCATTTTAAGCCACCTCTACTTTGCAAAGATTTGCATTGTCAAAATTACAAGAAAGATTTGTGTTGCAAACCCTTTTGTGATTTGAAAATTTAAGATTTGTCTTTAGAGAAGATTGAGACCCATCTGTTTGCAGATAAGTCTGAAATAAATTTTGATATAAAGAAAGAGTGAAGATTGATTTATTTAAATCCCCCCCCCCCATATTATTGAGATAATTCTCATACATCATTTTAACTCCTTGTTCTAATGTGATTTTTGCTTGCCAACCTAAATTTTTAGCCTTTGTGCAATCTAAAACTCTATCCATAGTGCTATCGGGACGATTCGCGTTAAAAACAAACGCACCTTTAAAGCCTATGAGTTCTTTAATGAGCTCTGCGACTTCTTTAATTGTATAAGAAATTCCCGTGCCTATATTAATATGCGTATTGATAGGATTTTTTTCATAAAGATTTTTAAAATCTATATTTTGCATAAAATAAATAGAAGCTTCTGCCAAATCATCACTATGAATGAATTCCCGCCTTACTTGTCCTGTTCCCCAAATTTCAACGCTATTTTTGCTGATTCCAAAGCTTTTAAGATATTCTTTTGCCTCATTGAAATTTGTAAAAGCTTCTTTTGTGTGATGATTTAAATCCTTTAAAACCTCCTCATCTTGCCCCTCACTTAAAAGCTTAGCGAGATGAATTTTTCTTAGTAAAGCGGGAAGGACTCTTGATTTTGCAAAGTCAAAATTTGCTGTTTTACCATAGAGATTATTTAAAACGAGGGTGAGAAAATTTGTTTGGTATTGAATATTATAAGATTCACACATGGCTGCTCCAGCAATTTTAGCGATAGCAAAAGAATAAGCACCATATTCTAAATCCCCTTGAAACAAATACTCTTCTTTTAAAGGGTTGCGACTATGCTCAGGATACATATAGCCTGAACCATAAAATATGAGCTTACGCACCTCATTGACATAGGCACTATGAATGATATTATTTTGTATCATTAAATTTTCATAGATAAAATCTGCCCTTTGTGCGACATTTGCTGCCCCGCAAGGTAAAACCGCAGCTAAAAATACAAATTCGGGCTTTTCTTTTTTAAAGAATTCTTGCACAGCTTCTTGTTGCGTTAAATCCAGCTCTTTGTGTGTTTTATACACAAGATTGTTAAAACCTTGTTTCTTTAAATTTTCAAGCAAGGCTGAACCTGCCGTGCCTCTGTGTCCTGCGATGTAAATTTTAGAATCTTTTTTCATTGAGCGTCCTTTAGGTGTTTCATATCTCTTTCTGAAAGAATCGGGCAAATCCCACCCCAATCAATACCGATTCTCTCATCATTGTACGCATAAGTGAATTGCTCCTCTGCATCAACATAGTCCCCCTCATAAGCCCATTTGTAATAAAATAAAACTTCATCGGTTTTTGCATAATGTGCATTACCAAAAAAAGGCGGGATAAAGATAAGAAGCTGATTGTCTGCGTTGATTGTCCATTTTTCCCATTTAAGATAAGTTGGAGAATCTTTGCGACAATCCACCACAACTTGCTCTATCTCGCCCCAAACACAAGTAACAAGCTTATAGGATTTATGATCACCATGAATTCCTCTTAAAACATTACGATGAGAAAGGGTGAATTTATCTTGTATAAATTTTAAAGGTTTTGGTAAAAGCTTGTCTATCTCTTCGCTCAAAAAAGCTGTGTAAATTTCACCTCTAAAGTCCTTAAATTTATTAGGTTTTATGATATAAACGCCCTTTAAAAGCTTTGATTCGCAAATCTCAAATTCTGCTGCCATTTTAAGCCGCCTTTGCTCTGCAAAACTTTGCATTGTCAAAATTACAAGAAAGATTTGTGTTGCAAACCCTTTTGTGATTTGAAAATTTAAGATTTGTCTTTAGAGAAGATTGAGACCCATCTGTTTGCAGATAAGTCAAAAATTTTAATTGAAATAAATTTTGATATAAAGAAAGAGTGAAATCTAATTTATTTAAATCCCCCCCCCCCATATTATTGAGATAATTCTCATACATCATTTTAACTCCTTGTTCTAGTGTGATTTTTGCTTGCCAACCGAGTTGATTGATTTTAGAGCAATCGCTTAGCTTTGATAATGCTCCATTAGGACGCTTTGCGTTAAAAACAAGCTCACCTTTAAAGCCTATGAGTTTTTTAAGCAAATAGGCTAATTCTTTTATGCTAATGTTTTCATTTGTGCCAAGATTAAGATGTGTGTTTTGAATTTCTTTTTCATTTTTCTCATAAAGATGTTTAAAATCTATGTTTTGTAAGATAAACAATACAGCTTCACTCAAATCCTCGCTGTGTAAAAATTCTCTTGTCGGCGTTCCATCTCCCCAAATTTCAACGCTATTTTTGCTGATTCCAAAGCTTTTAAGATATTCTTTTGCTTGATTGAAATTTGTAAAAGCTTCTTTTGTGTGATGATTTAAATCCTTTAAAACCTCCTCATCTTGATCTTCACTTAAAAGCTTAGCAAGGTGAATTTTTCTTAGCAAAGCGGGCATAACATGGGCTTTTTCTAAGTCAAATTTATCATTGTTTCCGTATAAATTTGTCGGTGCAATTGCAATAAAATTTGTGTGATATTGAAGATTATAGCTCTCACAAAGTATCAATCCTGCAATTTTAGCAATAGCGTAAGGTTTGTTTGTGTATTCTAAATCTCCGCTTAGCATTTGATTTTCGCGAGTTGGCAAACTTGCATTTTTAGGATAAATCGTTGTAGAAGCGATGAATAAAAGTTTTTTAACCCCATTTAAATAGGCATTGTGTATGACATTGCATTCAATCTGTAAATTTTCATAGATAAAATCTGCACGATAAGTGTTGTTTGCAACCACTCCTCCCGCTTTTGCGGCACTTAAAATCACCACTTCGGGCTTTTCTTTTTTAAAGAATTCTTGCACAGCTTCTTGTTGCGTTAAATCTAGCTCTTTGTGTGTTTTATACACAAGATTGTTAAAACCTTTTTCTTTAAGCTTTTTTAAGACAGCTGAACCCACAAGCCCCC
Encoded here:
- a CDS encoding dTDP-4-dehydrorhamnose 3,5-epimerase family protein codes for the protein MAAEFEICESKLLKGVYIIKPNKFKDFRGEIYTAFLSEEIDKLLPKPLKFIQDKFTLSHRNVLRGIHGDHKSYKLVTCVWGEIEQVVVDCRKDSPTYLKWEKWTINADNQLLIFIPPFFGNAHYAKTDEVLFYYKWAYEGDYVDAEEQFTYAYNDERIGIDWGGICPILSERDMKHLKDAQ
- a CDS encoding GDP-L-fucose synthase family protein, with amino-acid sequence MATSIQKDSKIYIAGHRGLVGSAVLKKLKEEGYKNLITKTHQELDLINQKAVQEFFKKEKPEVVIFCAAKVGGMLAQLKQRGNFLYENLMMQSNVIHSAYENGCKRLLFIASFCIYPEFAQLPIKENALFQGDLQYNNEPYGIAKIAGVKMCEFYSLQYGLDYLSIAPISVYGAEDRFDFLSSHVQAAIFRKIYLAKLLNEGKYNELLKDLRHYEHISDINAAKAYLKSYNIDENEVILLGTGKVSREFLHCDDLAQACVYFMENTSFKQCLENENGKMKNSQINIGTGELVSIAELAFLIKEIVDFKGKISFENKAQNDGTIKKLSDFNKAKRLGWSGAKIGLKEGLTQMYEAYVSKFL